One genomic region from Phragmites australis chromosome 1, lpPhrAust1.1, whole genome shotgun sequence encodes:
- the LOC133922586 gene encoding probable glycerol-3-phosphate dehydrogenase [NAD(+)] 2, cytosolic, which yields MGGAEGPRAGAVAAGHPNGHANGAVEEKLDELRRQLGKADGDPLRIVGVGAGAWGSVFCALLQDAYGHLRDKAQVRIWRRPGRAVDRATAEHLFEVINAREDVLRRLIRRCAYLKYVEGRLGDRTLNADEILRDGFCLNIIDTPLCPLKVVTNLQEAVWDADIVVNGLPSTETREVFGEIGRYWKERITAPIIISLAKGIEASLDPVPRIITPTQMISNATGVPLENILYLGGPNIASEIYNKEYANARICGAGKWRKPLAKFLRQPHFIVWDNSDLITHEVMGGLKNVYAIGAGMVAALTNESATSKSVYFALCTSEMIYITHLLEEEPAKLAGPLLADTYVTLLKGRNAWYGHKLAKGELTLEMGDSIKGKGTIQGVSAVDAFYELLSQDSLSVMHPEANRSVAPVEMCPILKALYRILIRRELPPESILQAIRDETMYDPRERIEMAQGHSLYRPSLLGQPKGDAKA from the exons ATGGGTGGAGCGGAGGGGCCGCGCGCGGGCGCGGTGGCGGCGGGCCACCCGAACGGGCACGCCAACGGGGCGGTGGAGGAGAAGCTGGACGAGCTGCGGCGGCAGCTGGGGAAGGCGGACGGCGACCCGCTCAGGATCGTCGGCGTCGGGGCGGGCGCCTGGGGCAGCGTCTTCTGCGCGCTGCTGCAGGACGCCTACGGCCACCTCCGAGACAAGGCGCAGGTCCGCATCTGGCGCCGCCCGGGCCGCGCAGTCGACCGCGCCACCGCCGAGCACCTCTTCGAGGTCATCAACGCGCGCGAGGACGTCCTACGACGCCTGATCCGACGCTGCGCCTACCTCAAGTACGTCGAGGGCCGCCTCGGCGACCGCACGCTCAACGCCGACGAGATACTCAGGGACGGGTTCTGCCTCAACATTATCGACACGCCGCTCTGCCCGCTCAAGGTCGTCACCAACCTGCAGGAGGCCGTCTGGGACGCCGACATTGTCGTCAACGGGCTGCCCTCCACGGAGACCAGGGAGGTGTTTGGGGAGATCGGGAGGTATTGGAAGGAGAGGATTACTGCACCGATCATCATCTCGCTGGCCAAGGGGATAGAGGCCTCCCTGGATCCTGTGCCACGGATCATAACTCCGACGCAGATGATTAGCAATGCAA CTGGGGTTCCATTGGAGAACATTCTATATCTTGGTGGCCCTAATATCGCTTCTGAAATTTACAACAAAGAATATGCAAATGCACGCATTTGTGGAGCCGGCAAATGGAGGAAACCTCTGGCGAAGTTTTTGAGGCAGCCTCATTTTATTGTGTGGGATAATAGTGACCTCATCACTCATGAGGTCATGGGAGGCTTAAAAAATGTATATGCTATCGGTGCTG GCATGGTAGCAGCGCTAACCAATGAGAGTGCAACCAGCAAATCCGTTTACTTTGCACTTTGCACGTCTGAGATGATCTACATCACACACCTTCTGGAAGAAGAACCTGCAAAACTTGCTGGACCGCTGTTAGCTGACACTTATGTCACATTGTTGAAAGGTCGCAATGCATGGTATGGGCATAAGCTAGCTAAAGGGGAATTGACATTGGAAATGGGTGACAGCATAAAAGGCAAAGGGACCATTCAG GGTGTTTCTGCAGTTGATGCGTTTTATGAGCTTCTTAGTCAGGATAGCTTAAGTGTGATGCATCCAGAAGCCAACAGATCTGTTGCACCGGTTGAGATGTGCCCAATCCTAAAAGCACTATACAGAATTTTGATCAGGAG GGAACTTCCTCCCGAGTCGATTCTTCAGGCTATAAGAGATGAGACAATGTATGATCCACGTGAAAGAATTGAGATGGCACAAGGTCACTCACTTTACCGACCATCTCTTCTTGGTCAACCTAAAGGAGATGCCAAAGCCTAG
- the LOC133922602 gene encoding protein GAMETE CELL DEFECTIVE 1, mitochondrial-like — MLALRKTLLHGRLPVPPAAVAASSRISSLLRLLSSASSFPGDSGGGDEWGASSFPGGGGGGNGDEWGSSWSTGLTKDHFDGSSPSVGRPVSSPSAPVSRELATVRAMDEEDDMIRDLERDNRESKAFVDSWNDRMRETCALLKQVREPGARGSYLKDSEKQEMYRLHKEDPATYTVERLAKDFRVMRQRVHAILWLKEMEEEEERKRGKPLDDSIEILLDSCPEFFNSHDREFHVASLPYKPDFKVMPEGWDGTTRDPDEVLYEISMKEDQMLYEEFVQRLEFNKKKVAGEVKCHKYSRRRPDDGWTYMVEKMGPQGKRGAGGGWKFISLPDGSSRALNDMEKMYVKRETPKRRRRIIAPYK, encoded by the exons ATGCTCGCCCTCCGCAAAACCCTCCTCCACGGCCGCCTCCCTgtgccgccggccgccgtcgcTGCCTCATCTCGgatctcctccctcctccgcctcctctcctccgcctcctcctttCCCGGGGACAGCGGAGGCGGGGACGAATGGGGCGCCTCCTCCTTCcccggaggcggcggaggcgggaaCGGGGACGAATGGGGCTCTTCCTGGTCCACCGGCCTCACCAAGGACCACTTCGACGGGTCCTCGCCCTCTGTCGGACGCCCGGTATCCTCCCCCTCCGCGCCCGTCTCCCGTGAGCTGGCGACCGTGCGCGCCATGGACGAGGAGGACGACATGATCCGGGACTTGGAGCGCGACAACCGCGAGTCGAAGGCGTTCGTGGATTCCTGGAACGACCGGATGCGGGAGACCTGCGCACTTCTGAAGCAGGTGCGGGAGCCGGGCGCCCGGGGCTCGTACCTCAAGGACTCGGAGAAGCAGGAGATGTACCGCCTGCACAAGGAGGATCCCGCGACGTACACTGTGGAGCGGCTCGCCAAGGACttccgcgtcatgcggcagcgCGTGCACGCCATCCTGTGGCTCAAGgaaatggaggaggaggaggagcggaagaGGGGCAAGCCGCTCGACGACTCCATCGAGATCCTGCTCGACAGCTGCCCAGA GTTTTTCAATTCTCATGACAGGGAATTTCATGTAGCATCCCTTCCATATAAACCTGACTTCAAAGTGATGCCTGAGGGCTGGGATGGCACAACACGAGATCCTGATGAGGTTCTGTATGAAATTTCAATGAAGGAAGACCAGATGTTGTATGAAGAATTTGTTCAACGCTTGGAGTTCAACAAGAAAAAG GTGGCAGGGGAGGTTAAGTGCCACAAGTACAGCAGACGCCGACCAGATGATGGATGGACCTACATGGTTGAGAAGATGGGGCCACAAGGAAAGCGTGGTGCAGGAGGCGGCTGGAAGTTCATCAGCTTACCTGATGGATCTAGCCGTGCACTAAATGATATGGAGAAGATGTATGTTAAGAGGGAGACTCCAAAACGGCGAAGGAGGATCATTGCACCGTACAAGTGA